In the Leptotrichia sp. oral taxon 223 genome, TTTTTCTAAAATCTTCCCTTTCGTGAATATTGCTCAAATGTACTTCCACTGTTGGAATTGATATTGACTTTATTGCGTCAAGAATTGCATAGCTGTAATGAGTATAGGCCCCTGGATTTATTACAATTCCATCAAAGTTCCTAAAATATGCCGACTGTAAAAAATCAATAAGCTTTCCCTCCGAATTTGACTGTAAAATATCAATTCTCACTTTTTTGTCTGAAAATTTATCTTTTATATAGCTGCAAATGCTTTCATAATCCTCGTTTCCATAAACATTTTTTTCCCTGATTCCTAAAAAATTCAAATTAGGGCCATTTATAATCATTATTTTTTTCATTTTCATTTTACCATCCTCATTTTTTTAGCCTAAAGCTTTCCTTTTAAAGATGTAATTATTCTATTCACAATTACATCCATATCGTCATTATTTTTTATAATAATATCTGCATATTTTCTATACAAATCTATTCTTTCATCATACAATTTCTGAATATTGTCAATATCCTGCAAAAGAGGGCGATTTTCGTGATTTTCCTTGGAAATATCGGCAATTGCCCTATTTAAAAATATTACGATTCCATTTTGCTTCAAAATATCAATATTTTCCTTCTTTTTAACGGCTCCGCCGCCTGTCGAAATAATAATCCCCTCTTTTTCCGACAATTCCTTCAAATACTTTGTTTCAAGTTCCCTGAAATATTCTTCCCCTTCGTTTGAAAAAATATCCGAAATAATTCTGTCTTCCTTTTCTTCCAAATATTTATCAATATCTAAAAGCGGATACCCTGTCTTCTTTGAGAGCCAATATCCAACCGTGCTTTTCCCGCAGGCGGGCATTCCAATTAATACAATATTTTTCATAAACTATTTACCTTTTCTATGTTTTTTATTTTCAGAATTACGTTTTTTTAAACATTACATTCTTTTAAACTGATTTTCACTTTCCACATACTCGTATCCCGCCTCACTAAATCTGTTTAAAAGCTCATTTTTATCAATACCGTAGTAATTCACCAAGTCATTTAAATTTAGAAATTCATCCCGCAATTTCATATTTACAAGGCTGTAAAGCAGCATTGTATCCTTTGTTTCAAAATTTATCATTTTTTGCTCCTTTTTTACAAAATTATTTTTACTTTTGACTCGTCATTTTCATCAATATTTTCAATTACAACATTTTTACTTGCATCTGCAAATAGAGTATAGTATTCATTTCCACGTTTTTCTATAAAATCCCCGATTCTGACGTTTTCAGTGCCAAGATTTCCGGCAACTTCATAAATTTCATTATAGATTGTTTCCAGAAAGCCAATGTCAAAAATTGTGAATAATTGTGGCTCATTGTCTATTCTAAGAAATGCTTTTTCAGGAAGAATGAAGTATAATGTTGATTCATATCCCATATTTATTCCGAAAATAGAATATCCACGGTGCTCCAACTCGTAATTTATAATTGAATACAAAATATCCACAAGCGATTCATCGTATTCCAGTTCCTTTGAGCGGATGCTTTCCCAGTTTACGTTCAAGTCATCGGGATTTATCCCTTTTCTTGTGAGCAGGCTTCTAAACCCGTCAGTATAGCCTTTTGCCATAAAGTCGTAAAGATAGGTGTCTGAATATTTTATTAAATATTGGTAATAAAAATCTGAAAAAGTTGCGATTTTATTGTTAATGTTTTCATCATTTAAAAATTCTTCACCAAAATATTTTTTTACAGTTTCTTCTGGCTCAAATAAATATTCCCTTCTAGCTTCCACATATTTCAAAAAGTTATCTGAATTTAATACTTCTGCGGCAAAATCATCAAGTTCGTTGTAAACAGACAGATCAAGGTGCTTACTTCTGTCAGTTAAATTTATATATTTTCTATCCCTTGAAATTTCTTTTTCCTCTTTTATTGGGTTTTCCAAAGTATAAACTTTCTCATCTTTTTCCTCAGTTACATTTTTGAAATCTTCATTGCTGTTAAAATTATTTTCACTCATTTTGGCTCCTTTCGTTTTCTAACTTTTATTTGTTAATTATCTGTCTTTTTTTCGATTGCCTGAATTATAAATCTAATATTGGAAATAGTTTCAAATTTTACTATTTTTTTCAATTTTTCCTTATTTTCATATGACAATGAAGATGTATCCACATAGTTGTCAAACCACTTATCGTAATTGTTATATGACTTTCTAATTTTTTTTAGGCTTGATTTTGAGGCGGCTGCCGCTTTTTTCATTCCTTTTCCTTCATTTCCTCTTACATCCAGCAGCCTTTCCAGCTTATCGTATTCCTCATTTACAATTGACTGCATTTTGCTGGCTGGCATTTTTTTATAATCTTCTTTATCAATTTTATCTCCTGAACTGTACAGATAATCATAAATTGCATTTATATTTTCATCCACAGTTTTCGCATCTTTTTCAGCTTCAAGATAAGTATTCATATTTAGGTTAAATGTTTCCAGCAGCAAGTAATTATTAGTATAGGCATACGACTGAAATTCTCCCGTATCAGCCAGAAACGCTCCAAATGCATTTTGTAAAAATTTCCGGTATTCCACGACATAATCGCTGTAGTATGCATACATTGTCCTAAAGTTGGAACGCCGGTTTCCTGAAAGCCTTGCAAACTCCCTGTCAAAATATGCTCGGTTTTCATTATACAAAGTTGACATTACTTCCGTGTAAGTTGAATTTGCAACAGCCGTCCTATCTTTGGCAGACTTAAAGTTTTTATCAAAAACTGCCTTCTGTCTTTCATTTCCTGCATCAATAATTTCCTTGTTTGTCCGTGCAAAATTAAAACTTGTAAGAACCAGTATTCCAAATATTACTTTTTTTAACATCAAATTTCCTTTCTTCTCATCTTTTTTATTTATATAGTTTTTTTGATAATCTTTTGTGTATTTCTTCCAGAATTTCTGTTCCATATTTTTCATTGTGCCAAATCTCTTCTGATTTTATTGCTTGCGAAATGAGCATTGTAAGTCCGTTTACAACTTTTACGCCCTTTAATTTATATTTTGTCATAAGAACTGTTTCTTCGGGATTGTACACAATGTCAACTACTGCATTCGCATCAATTAGATTTTTCTTATCAAGCGGGCAGTTATCAATGGCGGGGTACATGCCAACTGGTGTACAGTTCACAATTAATTCAATGTCCCTTAATGATGAAATCGCTGAATAATGAAGCAGCCTATCCTGCGTTCTCACCTTGAACGGATCGTTTTCAATAATTGTAGCGAAATAAATATTTTCTGCCCCGTTATCAACCAGTGCATTGTAAATTGCCTTTGAAGCCCCGCCAGTTCCCAGCACAAGCACTTTTTTACCATTCACGTCAATATTATTTAACTCTAGGGTTCTCAAAAATCCAAAATAATCGGAATTATCTCCAACCAGCTTTCCGTCTTTTAACGTTACCGTATTCACTGCCCCAATTTTTTTAGCAGTTTCCGACACTTCATCCAGATATTTAATAACTTCCAGTTTATAGGGAATTGTAACATTTATCCCGTTAAACTCCCCATTTCTCACACTTTCCATCAGTTCCCCAATCTCATTAATTTCCTTTTCAATCATTTTATAGCTGGCTTTTTTCCCAGTCAGCTCAAAAAAAATCTCATGAATCTCCTTTGAATAGCTATGTCCCAATTTTTCCCCTAATAATCCATATTTTTCCATATTTTTCCCTCTTTCTGCAAAATTAAACGTTTAAACTATCTACTACTTCTTCTGTCAATTCCTGAATTTGTCCAAAATTTATCTAATCTCATTTCACACAGATTCCTTCAAAATTAATCTTAACCTGAAAATTTAAATGAACACATATTTTGAGCTAAGCAATTCAACTTTTACGTTCAATCTTAATTTATTACACCATTTTTTATATTTTTAAATTATACAATTTATAATTTCCCAAAATTTGTAAATAATTTGATTTTTCTCTCATTTCCTCCAGTGCCATTTTTACCTTTCCGCTGGACATATTTCCCTCAAAGTCAATGTAAAAATAATATTCCCAAGGTTTATTTGCTCTCGGACGTGATTTCAGATTTACCATATTCAGCCCATACTTATAAAAAATCTGCAATAATTCGATTAATGCTCCTGATTCATTATTAGCGCTGGTTATGATGCTTATTTTATCACTTCCGCTGATTACAGCATCTTCATTAGAAATGATAAAAAATCTTGTATAATTTTCCTCTTCGTTATTAATATTTTCTTTCAGTAATTCCAAGTCGTATACTTCTTTTGTCTTCATATTTGCAATGCAGGCGTTTTCCTTTTTATTTTTTGACGCAATATATTTTCCGCTAATTGCAGTATTTGTCATCCGGTTAAGATGCCATTCGTGCTTTGATAGAAATTCCGAACACTGCATAAAAGCCTGCTCGTGAGAATAAATATTTTTTATATCCTCGATCCTGCTTCCTTTTATGCCAAGCAAGTTATGTGAAATCTTATGCCTAACTTCCCCTATTATATGAATATTTTTCGTATTAATCAAGTCAATGCTGTCCCGCACTTCTCCCACAATGGAATTTTCTATCGGCAATATTGCAATGTCAATTTGATCAGTATGCACAGCCTCCACCAAGTCCCTATGCGAATTAAAATGAAAAATATTTTTATTCTCTTCAATATTATAAACATTTAAATTTCTGTTATTTTTAAGCAGGTTCATAAGCACTTCATAGGCATAGGAACCTGGCACTCCAGTATATCCCAGCCTTTTATTTCCCAGTTCCAGATCATTCACATATTTAGTTGAAATCCCAATTTTAAATTTCTGATATTCTTTGCTGGAATTCATAATATCCTTTAAGATAAGTTCAATATAATGCTTCAGTTCGCTATTTTTCACTCTTTCCAGATTTTTTTTGACGACTTCCTTTTCCCGTTCCTGATCAAAAATCTTTTTTCCAGTCTGCTTCTTAAATTGTGCAACTTCCTGTACAATTGTC is a window encoding:
- the aroQ gene encoding type II 3-dehydroquinate dehydratase; the encoded protein is MKKIMIINGPNLNFLGIREKNVYGNEDYESICSYIKDKFSDKKVRIDILQSNSEGKLIDFLQSAYFRNFDGIVINPGAYTHYSYAILDAIKSISIPTVEVHLSNIHEREDFRKISVTAPACIAQIHGKGKDGYVEAVELLIKDEN
- a CDS encoding shikimate kinase, whose protein sequence is MKNIVLIGMPACGKSTVGYWLSKKTGYPLLDIDKYLEEKEDRIISDIFSNEGEEYFRELETKYLKELSEKEGIIISTGGGAVKKKENIDILKQNGIVIFLNRAIADISKENHENRPLLQDIDNIQKLYDERIDLYRKYADIIIKNNDDMDVIVNRIITSLKGKL
- a CDS encoding DUF4250 domain-containing protein — its product is MINFETKDTMLLYSLVNMKLRDEFLNLNDLVNYYGIDKNELLNRFSEAGYEYVESENQFKRM
- the aroE gene encoding shikimate dehydrogenase, translating into MEKYGLLGEKLGHSYSKEIHEIFFELTGKKASYKMIEKEINEIGELMESVRNGEFNGINVTIPYKLEVIKYLDEVSETAKKIGAVNTVTLKDGKLVGDNSDYFGFLRTLELNNIDVNGKKVLVLGTGGASKAIYNALVDNGAENIYFATIIENDPFKVRTQDRLLHYSAISSLRDIELIVNCTPVGMYPAIDNCPLDKKNLIDANAVVDIVYNPEETVLMTKYKLKGVKVVNGLTMLISQAIKSEEIWHNEKYGTEILEEIHKRLSKKLYK
- a CDS encoding chorismate mutase, encoding MDINKNLDLKEIRERIDKLDSQLVELLEERLTIVQEVAQFKKQTGKKIFDQEREKEVVKKNLERVKNSELKHYIELILKDIMNSSKEYQKFKIGISTKYVNDLELGNKRLGYTGVPGSYAYEVLMNLLKNNRNLNVYNIEENKNIFHFNSHRDLVEAVHTDQIDIAILPIENSIVGEVRDSIDLINTKNIHIIGEVRHKISHNLLGIKGSRIEDIKNIYSHEQAFMQCSEFLSKHEWHLNRMTNTAISGKYIASKNKKENACIANMKTKEVYDLELLKENINNEEENYTRFFIISNEDAVISGSDKISIITSANNESGALIELLQIFYKYGLNMVNLKSRPRANKPWEYYFYIDFEGNMSSGKVKMALEEMREKSNYLQILGNYKLYNLKI